Proteins encoded by one window of Lathyrus oleraceus cultivar Zhongwan6 chromosome 1, CAAS_Psat_ZW6_1.0, whole genome shotgun sequence:
- the LOC127092541 gene encoding uncharacterized protein LOC127092541, with the protein MSRECPQNKNQIQGRSTDRVYTLGMDWLSANSVFIGCEEKLIIIPSNEATPKDVLATILEGTVGMVNFLFENEKSVLLVLTKEYSDNLSVTQIPVICEFPEVFPEDITSLHPKREVELSIDLIPGTTPISASPYCMAPLELRELKNQLEELLTKHFIQPSVSPRGAPVL; encoded by the coding sequence ATGTCTAGGGAATGTCCTCAGAATAAGAATCAGATACAAGGGAGGAGCACCGATCGAGTTTATACTTTGGGGATGGATTGGCTTTCCGCCAATTCGGTGTTTATTGGATGTGAAGAGAAGTTGATTATCATTCCATCTAATGAAGCTACTCCAAAGGATGTATTAGCTACTATCTTGGAAGGTACGGTTGGTATGGTTAATTTCTTATTTGAGAATGAAAAGTCAGTTCTCTTGGTACTTACCAAGGAATATAGTGATAATCTGAGTGTTACACAAATTCCTGTCATTTGTGAATTTCCGGAAGTTTTTCCTGAGGATATCACCTCTCTTCATCCTAAAAGGGAAGTGGAATTGTCTATTGATCTGATACCTGGGACGACTCCAATCTCCGCCTCTCCGTATTGCATGGCTCCACTCGAGTTGAGAGAGTTGAAGAATCAATTGGAAGAGTTGTTAACCAAGCATTTCATCCAACCTAGTGTCTCGCCAAGGGGAGCTCCAGTGTTATAA